A DNA window from Solanum lycopersicum chromosome 3, SLM_r2.1 contains the following coding sequences:
- the LOC101256756 gene encoding uncharacterized protein encodes MMMMDGAVAISRFSASNAPLLIRSMATQKPTPSTSKKTTTVFPVGEKPRPGNSSSTPPVKLLTRVEQLRLLTKAEKAGLLSAAEKSGLSLSTIERLGLLSKAEELGILSAATDPSTPSALFSLSLGLLAVGPVCVYLVPEDYPWQIGLQVVVALLSVVGGSAAFGASNLVSTLQKVN; translated from the exons atgatgatgatggacgGCGCCGTTGCGATTTCACGTTTCTCTGCTTCAAACGCACCACTTCTCATCCGATCCATGGCTACGCAAAAACCAACTCCATCCACTAGTAAAAAG ACAACAACTGTATTTCCAGTAGGGGAGAAACCTAGGCCGGGCAATTCTTCGTCTACACCACCAGTGAAGTTATTGACAAGAGTGGAGCAACTGCGACTGTTAACTAAAGCAGAGAAAGCTGGTTTACTATCAGCTGCTGAGAAATCTGGACTCTCTTTATCGACAATTGAAAGACTTGGTCTTCTTTCAAAAGCCGAAGAATTGGGGATTCTTTCAGCAGCTACTGACCCTTCAACTCCATCAGCACTCTTCAGTTTGAGTTTGGGATTGTTGGCTGTGGGTCCTGTTTGTGTGTATCTGGTGCCGGAAGATTACCCTTGGCAAATCGGTTTGCAAGTTGTGGTTGCTCTACTTTCTGTTGTTGGTGGCTCTGCAGCTTTTGGAGCCTCAAATCTTGTTTCCACTTTGCAGAAAGTAAATTGA
- the LOC101255283 gene encoding exocyst complex component EXO70E2 codes for MEGDKSTDQHVIAAAQHLVKALKDRTSLSDEVRRTLADLDIHLAAMTEAKEDETTSFKEIEGRLKSAEAKIMSLQSNCLKLWDTGPSNQLLEYLQNVEEVRSIIVSLESMVLNKNRKQSRLTNQAHSVLQIAMVRLQEEVINILAQSKQCFEHAYVSFHSCEETVVDEEMMVSIEYDSIEGTSCLDSSRAESEECIIMDLVHPGVVPYIKSIADLMLASHYVQEFCQVFIRFWKDALYEYLGLFCMQQISIEDVLRMDWASLNCRIKKWRQATKNVIAFYLPSERNLFDQILGEFGSVSSTCFIEVSKDAMMCLLNFGQAVAIGPLLPERLFCLLDMYELLRGLCQDVDALFCVNHGNSIQVEYHELMKNLGDSAKAIFLGLGNRIASNTSTTPFQGGGVHPLTKYVINYFMLLSEYYVTLRFLLEDREVENSGEVVDTLVKLDISSEIPCPLAFHLQSITSRLESNLEDRSNLYKDDSLKHIFLMNNIHYMVQKIKNSKLRTCFGDEWIKIHIVKYVQHEKSYERKTWNSIISLITGYEKLGKAVLKERCRNFSIAFEEVYKNQTGWTIPDIDLRDDLNVSIGLRVIHAYRTFAGKVRKSLSEKHIKYTEEDLEEYLLDFFQGSAKSLNHHWRR; via the coding sequence ATGGAAGGCGATAAATCGACGGATCAACATGTAATTGCTGCAGCTCAACACCTTGTGAAGGCGTTAAAAGACAGGACAAGCTTGAGCGATGAAGTTAGAAGAACTCTAGCCGATCTTGACATTCATTTGGCTGCAATGACTGAAGCAAAAGAGGATGAGACCACAAGTTTCAAAGAGATCGAAGGTAGGTTGAAGTCAGCTGAGGCAAAGATCATGTCCTTGCAGTCAAATTGTCTGAAGTTATGGGATACTGGTCCTTCTAATCAACTTCTTGAGTATCTGCAAAATGTAGAAGAAGTTCGGAGTATAATAGTGAGCTTGGAAAGTATGGTGCTAAACAAGAACAGGAAACAAAGCAGACTTACTAATCAAGCTCACAGTGTTTTGCAGATTGCAATGGTAAGGCTGCAGGAAGAAGTTATCAATATTCTTGCGCAGAGTAAGCAGTGTTTCGAGCATGCATATGTGTCGTTCCATTCTTGTGAAGAGACCGTAGTTGATGAGGAAATGATGGTCTCAATTGAGTATGACTCAATTGAGGGAACATCTTGTCTGGATAGTAGTAGAGCTGAATCAGAAGAATGTATAATAATGGATTTGGTCCATCCAGGCGTTGTTCCTTATATCAAGTCCATTGCAGATCTGATGTTAGCTTCACATTATGTTCAGGAATTTTGCCAAGTTTTTATCAGATTCTGGAAAGATGCATTGTATGAATACTTGGGGCTTTTCTGTATGCAACAAATCAGCATTGAAGATGTGCTGAGAATGGACTGGGCAAGCTTGAATTGCAGAATTAAGAAGTGGCGTCAGGCAACGAAGAATGTCATTGCATTCTATCTCCCTAGTGAGAGAAACCTCTTTGATCAGATTCTTGGTGAGTTTGGATCTGTCAGTTCAACATGTTTCATTGAGGTCTCAAAGGATGCCATGATGTGTCTTTTGAATTTTGGCCAAGCTGTAGCTATTGGTCCCCTTCTACCAGAACGTCTTTTTTGTTTACTCGACATGTATGAGCTTCTTAGAGGTCTTTGTCAAGATGTGGATGCTTTGTTTTGTGTAAACCATGGTAATTCCATTCAAGTGGAGTACCATGAACTCATGAAAAATCTTGGAGATTCTGCAAAGGCAATCTTTCTGGGGTTGGGGAATCGAATTGCTTCAAACACTTCAACAACTCCCTTTCAAGGAGGAGGTGTTCATCCTCTGACCAAGTATGTTATCAATTATTTCATGCTTCTGTCAGAATATTATGTTACCCTGAGGTTCCTTTTAGAGGACAGAGAGGTAGAGAATTCGGGTGAAGTTGTCGATACACTGGTCAAGCTCGACATTTCATCCGAAATCCCATGTCCATTGGCTTTTCACTTGCAGTCAATAACATCCAGGCTCGAATCCAACCTTGAAGATAGGTCCAATTTATATAAAGACGATTCTTTGAAGCACATCTTTTTGATGAACAACATCCATTACATGGTCCAGAAAATCAAGAATTCCAAACTCAGAACCTGTTTTGGTGATGAGtggataaaaatacatattgtaAAATATGTGCAGCACGAAAAAAGCTATGAGAGAAAAACATGGAATTCAATCATATCTTTGATAACCGGTTATGAGAAGTTAGGGAAGGCAGTTCTGAAGGAGAGGTGCAGAAATTTCAGTATTGCTTTTGAGGAAGTGTATAAAAACCAGACAGGATGGACTATTCCAGATATTGATCTTCGAGATGATTTGAATGTTTCAATCGGATTAAGGGTCATTCATGCCTACCGTACATTCGCTGGAAAGGTGAGAAAATCTCTCAGTGAAAAGCACATCAAATACACAGAAGAGGACTTGGAGGAGTATCTCCTGGACTTTTTTCAAGGTTCAGCAAAGTCTCTTAATCATCACTGGAGGAGGTGA
- the LOC101255575 gene encoding uncharacterized protein: protein MSSAMEPKHVTATDGKSGTPPTLAVTGLKVSPRGKTLSSSDSFYNTSPDSTLNDPFGKVNYESDDSTVNANNLPKLGKDNKSQFSDNKNPVSGSSTISSEPLNHEVSPSMSESEGTHCFSRSCSDNSSTTESPPMQVMEHSANESYRIPSSVFARDESANPAEWSVTSHESLFSIHMGTTSFTKDASFWQSDELGELGTPQNFPASPAMCDFSPYQSSHEMELAEVKISRGNEDLKHERSLAVGRVSPKPMESGTNTMSFAFPVLSGNLDKNYSQRMAAPTESSPEQKQPQLESAELHTESSPQSEPKTPTTTEGSGKTQWFPFFSCCSSGS, encoded by the exons ATGTCTTCAGCTATGGAGCCTAAGCATGTTACTGCAACTGATGGAAAATCAGGGACACCTCCTACCCTTGCTGTTACAGGACTTAAAGTCTCCCCTCGCGGGAAAACTTTAAGTTCCTCAGACTCTTTCTACAATACATCACCTGACTCGACACTGAATGACCCCTTTGGCAAGGTTAATTATGAATCTGATGATTCCACTGTTAATGCTAATAACTTACCCAAACTTGGTAAGGATAACAAATCACAGTTTTCAGACAACAAAAATCCTGTTTCTGGGAGCTCTACCATTAGTAGTGAACCCTTAAACCATGAAGTGTCACCTTCCATGTCAGAGTCAGAAGGGACTCACTGTTTTTCCAGGTCATGCTCTGACAATTCGTCAACCACAGAATCACCTCCCATGCAAGTAATGGAGCACTCCGCAAACGAATCTTATAGGATCCCTTCTTCAGTGTTTGCTAGAGATGAGTCTGCAAATCCAGCAGAGTGGAGTGTAACTTCTCATGAATCATTATTTAGCATTCACATGGGTACTACGAGTTTTACCAAAGATGCTAGTTTTTGGCAGTCGGATGAGCTGGGTGAGCTAGGAACTCCTCAAAACTTCCCGGCATCCCCTGCTATGTGTGACTTCTCACCGTACCAGTCAAGTCATGAGATGGAATTGGCTGAAGTGAAGATCTCAAGGGGAAATGAAGATTTAAAGCATGAAAGATCTCTTGCTGTAGGACGTGTTTCTCCTAAGCCAATGGAAAGTGGaaccaatacaatgtctttTGCATTTCCAGT GCTGTCAGGGAATCTGGATAAAAACTACTCACAGCGCATGGCTGCTCCAACTGAATCTAGCCCAGAGCAGAAGCAACCTCAGTTAGAATCAGCTGAGCTGCATACAGAATCGTCCCCTCAATCAGAGCCAAAGACCCCGACAACAACTGAAGGTTCAGGGAAAACACAATGGTTTCCTTTCTTCTCGTGCTGCTCTTCCGGTTCCTAG
- the LOC101256167 gene encoding probable aspartic proteinase GIP2, translating to MAFTTYHSILFCSLLLSISSYCIGQTSPQTEAFILPVKKDSSTLQYITQIGQRTPLVPIKLTIHLGGQTLWVDCENGYVSSTYQPLLCGSTQCTIAKVDTCGNCSTSAPKIGCNDNACYNTPENPFIKTLYSGGQLNEDVLSIQSTDGSNPGKFVKIPNFIFTCAPTFLTDGLASEVKGTVGLGRNRIALPSQLAEIFSFTRKFTVCLSSSTQSSGVIFFGDGMMLPNIDISKDLIITPLITNPFGTGSVPSLNEPSSEYYIGVKSIRVNAKPVTINKKLLGVDKNGNGGTKISTGTPYSMLETSIYDVVTKAFIDELSNATRVAAVAPFEICFSSKSVGSTRVGPAVPTIDLVLQTTRVYWRIFGANSMVKVSQDVICLGFVNGGIKRTASIVIGGYQLEDNLLQFDLARSTLGFSSSLLLHQTACANLNFTTKA from the coding sequence ATGGCTTTCACTACCTATCATTCCATCCTCTTTTGTTCACTTCTCCTCTCCATTTCTTCTTATTGCATAGGCCAAACTTCTCCTCAGACCGAAGCTTTCATCCTTCCTGTGAAAAAAGACTCATCTACTCTCCAATACATCACACAAATTGGTCAAAGAACTCCTCTTGTGCCTATCAAGTTAACCATTCATCTTGGTGGACAAACTTTATGGGTAGACTGTGAGAATGGTTATGTGAGTTCCACTTATCAACCGCTTCTTTGTGGCTCAACTCAATGTACCATTGCCAAAGTTGACACTTGTGGAAACTGCAGCACCAGTGCTCCCAAGATTGGCTGCAACGATAATGCATGTTACAACACCCCTGAGAATCCATTCATCAAGACTTTATATAGTGGTGGACAACTTAACGAAGATGTATTATCGATTCAATCCACTGATGGATCAAATCCTGGTAAGTTTGTCAAGATCCCAAATTTCATTTTCACTTGTGCTCCTACATTCTTGACTGATGGTTTAGCTAGTGAGGTGAAAGGTACAGTTGGATTGGGAAGGAATCGTATCGCGCTTCCTTCCCAATTAGCTGAAATCTTCAGCTTTACACGAAAATTTACTGTTTGTTTGAGTTCATCCACACAATCCTCTGGTGTCATATTTTTTGGTGATGGCATGATGCTTCCAAATATTGATATCTCAAAAGATCTCATCATTACGCCGTTGATCACCAACCCTTTTGGTACTGGATCTGTTCCTTCACTGAATGAACCTTCCTCAGAGTACTACATTGGAGTGAAATCTATTAGAGTCAATGCCAAACCAGtgacaattaacaaaaaattgcTTGGGGTTGACAAGAACGGAAATGGTGGAACCAAAATAAGCACAGGAACTCCTTATTCAATGTTGGAAACTTCCATCTATGATGTTGTGACTAAAGCATTCATCGATGAGTTATCTAATGCAACCAGAGTGGCTGCTGTGGCACCTTTCGAGATATGTTTCAGCTCAAAAAGTGTTGGTAGCACAAGGGTTGGACCAGCTGTTCCTACCATTGATCTTGTGTTGCAGACTACACGAGTTTATTGGAGGATTTTTGGCGCAAATTCAATGGTGAAAGTTAGCCAAGATGTGATCTGCTTAGGATTTGTGAATGGAGGGATTAAACGTACTGCTTCAATAGTTATAGGAGGATATCAACTTGAGGACAATCTTCTACAGTTTGATCTTGCTAGATCAACACTTGGTTTTAGCTCATCCCTTTTGTTACACCAAACTGCATGTGCCAATCTCAACTTCACAACTAAAGCTTAA
- the LOC101256468 gene encoding mitochondrial import receptor subunit TOM5 homolog, whose translation MADSVISVDKVKAFWHSQVHDEEKWNLNKKLLRATALFAGSIILMRQYGDLMAI comes from the exons ATGGCGGACTCTGTGATATCAGTTGACAAGGTCAAAGCTTTCTGGCACTCTCAGGTTCATGACGAAGAGAAATGGAATCTCAACAAG AAACTGCTTCGAGCTACTGCTCTATTTGCTGGGTCCATCATTTTGATGCGCCAGTATGGGGATCTCATGGCTATCTGA
- the LOC101255870 gene encoding replication protein A 70 kDa DNA-binding subunit B has protein sequence MAKMVSPDAISTILANPSPDSSSDLPEIIVQVVDLKPTGNRYMFSANDGKMKIKGILQSSLSSEVISGSIQNLGLIRVIDYTLNDIPTKNEKYLIVTKCEAVSPALEVEYKAEVKSEDTGIVLKPRQEETGIVLKPKQEYQTKSAAQIVHEQSGNMAPTARMAMTRRIQPLVSLNPYQGNWTIKVRVTSKGNMRTYKNARGEGCVFNVELTDEDGTQIQATMFNEAAKKFFDKFELGKVYYISKGTLRVANKQFKTVQNDYEMTLNENSQVEEASNEEAFIPEIKFNFVPIDELGPYVNGRELVDVIGVVQSVSPTMSIRRKSNNETVPKRDITIADETKKTVVVSLWNDLATHVGQELLDMADKSPVVAIKSLKVGDFQGLSLSALSKSNIVVNPDLPEAKKLRSWYDSEGKETSLASIGSGMSPSTKSGARSMYTDRVSLLHITSNLSLGEEKPVFFSLKAYISFIKPDQTMWYRACKTCNKKVTEAFGSGYWCEGCQKNDAECSLRYIMALRVSDASGEAWLSTFNDQAEKILGCSADELDKLKSEEGETAYQMKLKEATWVPHLFRVSVAQQEYNNEKRQRITVRAIAPVDYEAESKYLLEEMSKMNIAI, from the exons atgGCGAAAATGGTCAGCCCAGATGCTATTTCAACTATTTTAGCGAACCCATCGCCGGATTCTTCTTCAGATCTTCCTGAAATTATTGTTCAAGTAGTGGATCTCAAGCCCACTGGCAACAGATACAT GTTTTCAGCCAATGATGGGAAAATGAAGATTAAGGGGATTCTTCAATCTAGTTTGTCATCTGAAGTTATATCTGGGTCTATACAGAACCTGGGTCTTATTCGGGTTATTGATTACACCCTCAATGATATCCCAACTAAGAATGAGAA GTACTTGATTGTAACTAAATGTGAGGCAGTGTCTCCTGCTCTTGAAGTTGAGTACAAGGCTGAAGTGAAAAGTGAAGACACTGGCATTGTCTTGAAGCCAAGGCAGGAAGAGACTGGGATTGTTTTGAAACCTAAACAGGAATATCAAActaaatctgctgctcaaattGTACATGAACAAAGTGGAAA CATGGCACCGACTGCTCGAATGGCAATGACAAGAAGAATTCAGCCACTTGTCTCTTTGAACCCTTACCAAGGAAATTGGACCATTAAGGTTCGAGTAACTAGCAAGGGTAATATGCGAACCTACAAGAATGCTCGTGGAGAAGGCTGTGTGTTCAATGTTGAATTGACTGATGAGGAT GGTACCCAAATACAAGCTACAATGTTTAATGAAGCTGCAAAGAAGTTTTTTGACAAGTTTGAATTGGGGAAAGTATATTACATTTCAAAGGGAACTCTTCGAGTTGCCAACAAGCAATTCAAAACTGTACAAAATGATTATGAGATGACTTTGAATGAAAATTCCCAAGTTGAGGAGGCTAGCAATGAAGAAGCTTTTATTCCAGAGATAAAGTTTAACTTTGTCCCAATTGATGAATTGGGCCCTTATGTCAATGGCAGGGAGCTTGTTG ATGTTATTGGGGTGGTCCAAAGTGTATCTCCAACAATGAGCATACGGAGGAAGAGTAACAATGAGACAGTCCCAAAGCGTGATATAACTATTGCAGATGAGAC GAAGAAGACTGTTGTTGTTTCTCTTTGGAATGATCTTGCCACCCATGTTGGACAAGAACTGCTAGACATGGCTGATAAATCTCCTGTAGTTGCAATCAAATCCCTTAAAGTTGGAGACTTCCAAG GATTGTCTTTATCAGCATTAAGCAAAAGCAATATTGTTGTGAATCCTGATTTACCCGAAGCCaaaaaattgagatcttg GTATGATTCTGAAGGTAAAGAAACTTCATTGGCATCTATTGGTTCTGGGATGAGCCCTTCTACCAAGAGTGGAGCAAGATCTATGTATACTGATAGGGTTTCCTTGCTTCATATAACCAGTAACCTGTCCCTTGGTGAGGAGAAG CCTGTCTTTTTCAGCTTGAAAGCATACATAAGTTTCATTAAGCCTGATCAAACCATGTGGTATCGGGCTTGCAAGACATGCAACAAGAAAGTTACTGAAGCTTTTGGGTCTGGATATTGGTGTGAAGGATGCCAGAAGAATGATGCAGAGTGCAGTTTGAG ATATATAATGGCATTGAGAGTGTCTGATGCAAGTGGTGAAGCATGGCTCTCTACATTCAATGATCAAGCAGAGAAAATACTTGGATGCTCTGCTGATGAACTTGACAAGCTGAAATCAGAG GAAGGAGAAACTGCATATCAAATGAAATTGAAAGAAGCTACATGGGTTCCTCACCTTTTCCGGGTCAGTGTTGCACAACAAGAATACAACAATGAGAAAAGGCAAAGGATAACAGTCAGAGCTATTGCTCCAGTTGATTATGAAGCAGAATCCAAATACTTGCTGGAAGAAATGTCTAAGATGAACATTGCTATTTAA
- the LOC101254775 gene encoding presenilin-like protein At2g29900: MDENSKPRSVLDSLGEEIVRIVTPVSICMLLVVILVSVLNNDSDSSGPSFTSIATVAYSESSSDSNWDKLKGALLNALVFVVVVTAVTFLLVLLFYFRCTKFLKYYMGFSSFLVLGFMGGEICLFLIGKFRIPIDCVTFALSLFNFTVVGVLAVFMSKTAIIITQGYLVVIGVLVAYWFTLLPEWTTWVLLVAMSLYDLAAVLLPGGPLRLLVELAISRDEDIPALVYEARPIINPDSVQRGAVVQRRVWRERRDNDIGSDENLDSRSNLNSTVYSSLESSTGLESLPSIGERNAVDVEDGVDMEDGQVSSSDSELAAPLIQHRINVRMNLQEGSSDDFALEGIGLGSSGAIKLGLGDFIFYSVLVARAAMYDFMTVYACYLAIIAGLGITLMLLAFYQKALPALPVSVLLGVLFYLLTRLLLETFVVQCSINLLMF, translated from the coding sequence ATGGATGAAAATTCAAAGCCCAGAAGCGTTCTTGATTCACTGGGTGAAGAAATAGTGAGAATTGTAACACCAGTCTCAATTTGTATGCTATTGGTGGTTATCCTTGTTTCAGTACTAAACAATGATTCAGATTCTTCAGGTCCTTCATTTACCTCTATAGCTACAGTTGCCTATAGTGAGAGCAGCTCAGACTCAAACTGGGACAAATTGAAAGGTGCCCTTTTGAATGCTTTAgtctttgttgttgttgtcactGCTGTTACATTCCTTTTGGTCTTACTTTTCTACTTCAGATGCACCAAATTCTTGAAATACTACATGGGTTTCTCGTCTTTTCTTGTTTTGGGATTCATGGGTGGTGAAATATGTCTGTTCTTGATCGGAAAATTCAGGATTCCCATTGATTGCGTTACTTTTGCTTTGAGTTTGTTTAATTTCACTGTTGTTGGGGTTTTGGCTGTGTTTATGTCAAAGACGGCAATTATAATTACCCAAGGATATCTGGTTGTTATTGGAGTTTTGGTTGCCTATTGGTTTACACTCTTGCCTGAATGGACGACTTGGGTGCTTTTGGTTGCAATGTCATTGTATGACCTTGCAGCTGTGTTGTTACCGGGTGGACCTCTAAGGCTACTTGTTGAACTTGCAATATCTAGGGATGAAGATATCCCGGCTTTGGTTTATGAAGCTCGCCCCATTATTAATCCCGACTCAGTTCAAAGGGGTGCTGTTGTGCAAAGGAGAGTTTGGAGAGAAAGAAGGGACAATGATATTGGCTCTGATGAAAATTTGGATTCTAGGTCTAACTTGAATTCAACTGTCTATTCTAGTTTGGAATCAAGTACTGGTCTCGAAAGCCTTCCATCAATCGGCGAGAGGAATGCTGTTGATGTGGAGGATGGTGTTGATATGGAGGatggtcaagtttcaagttCAGATTCTGAGCTGGCTGCACCGCTAATTCAGCATAGGATAAATGTCCGAATGAATTTACAGGAAGGGTCAAGTGATGATTTTGCACTTGAAGGGATTGGTTTGGGATCGTCAGGTGCTATTAAGCTGGGGCTAGGAGACTTCATATTCTACAGTGTATTAGTTGCCAGGGCTGCGATGTATGATTTCATGAcagtttatgcatgttatcttGCTATTATAGCTGGTCTTGGTATCACTCTGATGCTTCTTGCATTTTATCAGAAAGCTTTGCCTGCTCTTCCTGTGTCCGTTCTGCTAGGtgtcttattttatttgttaactCGGCTATTGCTTGAGACCTTTGTTGTACAATGTTCGATAAACCTGTTGATGTTTTAG